Proteins encoded within one genomic window of Tidjanibacter massiliensis:
- a CDS encoding OmpP1/FadL family transporter, which yields MKSFRRMVPALAALLTAVSAGAQNAQLDGLLVTASQFTPVDMMKYSQNNYSFTTGRVAAMGGAFTALGGDMASMGINPAGLGMYRNSVWGLSPAMTFTGNRNAYATAHDNNASRFSFNNIGTVLQLSQRSNGLVSFNLGLSYNKMEDFNYRGSVRLPAAAGGSLLNIFQLQLNGLYDFFNTGTWNGLSEKDLNSDPFNNGNIYIDEWGAVLGYQSGLFPGLGGDNMYGLNGLPENSNITPSLRYDSRGSVGEYNIAGGFNINNILYLGFDFGFRDIYQRLSLYYSEDYEGNYSGTAQQYLRQMNYNQYLLAQGSAFNFKIGAIVRPIPQLRIGIAYHSPSYSSVRKEYYGSMGTSRYGDPNSKHYTSSTVGYDYAFNTPSRLLTGIAFTLGDYFALSFDYERVWYNKMRYMSETYDVQESFRTAIGNDYRAADNFRVGVEVKPIPGFALRAGYAYYGSPIKEKDEAGNDLIFKNIFTTSSNHISAGVGIWLGRATTLDIAYVYSRYKVAPYGLYYYNGPARLPQGMVGEVTYKPIGDITDGILNRHTVTMSFNFFF from the coding sequence ATGAAGAGTTTCAGACGCATGGTGCCGGCACTGGCCGCACTCCTCACAGCGGTTTCCGCCGGTGCGCAGAATGCCCAGCTGGACGGGTTGCTTGTCACGGCCAGCCAGTTCACCCCGGTGGACATGATGAAATATTCGCAAAACAACTATTCGTTCACCACCGGCCGCGTCGCCGCCATGGGCGGAGCTTTTACGGCACTCGGGGGCGACATGGCCTCGATGGGCATCAACCCGGCCGGTCTGGGCATGTACCGCAATTCGGTATGGGGACTCTCTCCCGCCATGACCTTCACGGGCAACCGGAACGCATACGCGACGGCGCACGACAACAACGCCTCGCGTTTCAGCTTCAACAACATCGGAACGGTACTGCAACTGAGTCAGCGGAGCAACGGCCTCGTCAGCTTCAATCTCGGTCTGTCATACAACAAGATGGAAGATTTCAACTACCGCGGCAGCGTCCGGCTGCCGGCAGCGGCGGGAGGCTCTCTGCTGAACATCTTCCAGCTCCAGCTCAACGGTCTCTACGACTTCTTCAACACGGGTACGTGGAACGGTCTTTCGGAGAAAGACCTCAACAGCGACCCATTCAACAACGGCAACATCTACATCGACGAATGGGGAGCTGTACTGGGCTATCAGTCGGGCCTATTCCCCGGTTTGGGCGGCGACAACATGTACGGTCTGAACGGCCTGCCCGAAAACAGCAACATCACTCCCTCGCTGCGCTATGACAGCCGGGGTTCGGTGGGCGAGTACAACATAGCCGGCGGCTTCAACATCAACAACATCCTCTATCTCGGATTCGATTTCGGCTTTCGGGACATCTACCAGCGGCTGTCGCTCTACTACTCCGAAGACTACGAAGGCAACTACTCGGGCACGGCACAGCAGTACCTCAGGCAGATGAACTACAACCAGTATCTGCTGGCCCAGGGTTCGGCCTTCAATTTCAAGATAGGCGCCATCGTCCGCCCCATTCCTCAACTGCGCATAGGCATCGCCTACCACAGTCCCTCCTACTCCTCGGTACGCAAAGAGTATTACGGGAGCATGGGAACTTCGCGCTACGGCGACCCCAACAGCAAACACTATACGTCGTCCACCGTCGGTTACGACTACGCATTCAATACCCCCTCGCGGCTTCTCACGGGTATCGCTTTCACGCTCGGCGACTACTTCGCCCTGTCGTTCGACTACGAACGGGTATGGTACAACAAGATGCGCTACATGAGCGAGACCTACGACGTCCAGGAGAGTTTCCGCACTGCCATAGGCAACGACTACCGGGCCGCCGACAATTTCCGTGTGGGTGTTGAGGTAAAACCCATTCCCGGTTTCGCCCTGCGGGCCGGCTACGCCTATTACGGTTCCCCGATAAAGGAGAAGGACGAGGCAGGGAATGACCTGATATTCAAAAACATCTTCACTACATCATCCAACCACATATCGGCCGGCGTCGGCATTTGGCTGGGCCGGGCCACCACGTTGGACATCGCCTACGTGTACAGCAGATACAAAGTGGCACCTTACGGGCTCTACTACTACAACGGCCCC